A single genomic interval of uncultured Sunxiuqinia sp. harbors:
- a CDS encoding response regulator transcription factor: protein MTDKQYKIILVDDHTLFRNGLRILLNNLPGYQISAEAANGLEFLNLLETGIPDLVLLDIDMPVMDGIEAARKAVRKYPDIKIITLSMYGEEDYYYKMVDAGVKGFLLKNSDISEVKTALQTVVEGGTYFSSELLQTLVSSLRTKSQHHEKQHILSEREIEILILICKGFSNQEIADQLYISKRTVDKHRSNILDKSESKNTAQLVMYAIKNQLVEI, encoded by the coding sequence ATGACTGATAAACAATACAAAATCATCCTTGTCGATGATCATACGCTGTTTCGAAACGGGTTGCGAATATTACTCAACAACCTACCCGGATACCAAATAAGTGCCGAAGCAGCCAATGGTCTAGAGTTCCTAAACTTACTTGAGACGGGAATTCCAGACTTGGTGTTGCTGGACATCGACATGCCTGTGATGGATGGTATTGAAGCAGCACGAAAAGCTGTTCGTAAGTATCCTGACATCAAAATCATCACCTTGTCAATGTATGGGGAAGAGGACTACTATTACAAAATGGTAGATGCCGGAGTCAAAGGTTTTTTGTTGAAAAACTCGGACATTAGCGAGGTAAAAACTGCCCTGCAAACGGTTGTTGAAGGAGGCACTTATTTTTCTTCGGAATTATTGCAAACACTTGTGAGCAGTCTGCGAACCAAGTCGCAACATCACGAAAAGCAACATATACTCTCAGAACGCGAAATTGAAATCTTAATCTTAATCTGCAAGGGGTTTTCAAATCAGGAAATTGCCGATCAGCTTTACATTTCGAAAAGAACAGTTGACAAACACCGATCCAATATTTTGGATAAAAGCGAGAGTAAAAATACGGCCCAACTGGTGATGTACGCTATCAAAAATCAGTTGGTTGAAATCTGA
- a CDS encoding ATP-binding protein, translating to MVLQILLGISIILQFFAAGVAIKLTRVTKYNFSWILLTIGFIFVAISRTMEFLPFISSFEPQDLGEVAVWFGVVISLTFAIGVFMIQRIFKYMKRVEDSRRLTEKMFLNAVIQTEEKERKRFAKDLHDGLGPLLSTVKMSVSSLAQLEHDQASKEIVDNTEMVINEAIKSLKEISDNLSPHVLNNFGLLRALRNFTNKINVTKVIQIELISNLGNERFDNNVEVVLYRVICELINNTIKHANAKNVQISVLKEANHISILYHDDGQGFNKKELDEQPIIGGMGFSNIYSRINSLKGEINIQSELKEGTQVTIKVNTKND from the coding sequence ATGGTCCTTCAAATTTTATTGGGAATTTCCATCATTCTGCAGTTTTTCGCTGCAGGGGTGGCTATTAAACTTACACGAGTCACCAAGTATAATTTCTCGTGGATCTTGTTAACCATCGGGTTTATCTTCGTGGCCATTAGTCGCACAATGGAGTTTCTACCGTTCATCAGCAGTTTTGAGCCGCAGGATTTGGGTGAGGTTGCCGTTTGGTTTGGTGTTGTTATTTCCTTGACCTTTGCCATTGGTGTATTTATGATCCAGCGTATTTTTAAGTACATGAAACGTGTTGAAGATTCACGTCGGCTGACGGAGAAAATGTTTCTGAATGCCGTCATTCAAACCGAAGAGAAAGAGCGCAAAAGATTTGCAAAAGACTTGCACGATGGGTTGGGACCATTGCTCTCAACAGTAAAGATGTCGGTCTCTTCGCTGGCTCAACTCGAACACGACCAGGCTTCAAAAGAAATTGTTGATAATACCGAGATGGTAATTAATGAGGCCATCAAATCACTAAAAGAAATATCGGATAACCTCAGTCCGCATGTACTAAATAATTTTGGATTGTTGCGAGCTTTACGCAATTTTACAAACAAAATTAATGTCACTAAAGTTATTCAGATTGAATTAATATCGAATCTGGGAAACGAGCGTTTCGACAATAATGTTGAAGTCGTTTTATATCGGGTTATTTGCGAACTGATTAATAATACGATTAAGCATGCCAACGCAAAAAATGTTCAAATATCGGTTCTTAAGGAAGCTAACCACATCAGTATTTTATACCACGATGACGGACAGGGATTTAACAAGAAAGAACTCGACGAACAACCAATCATTGGGGGAATGGGATTTTCGAATATATATTCAAGGATTAACTCTTTAAAAGGAGAAATTAATATACAAAGTGAACTAAAAGAAGGAACACAGGTAACGATTAAAGTAAACACCAAAAATGACTGA
- a CDS encoding HD domain-containing protein has protein sequence MEELSVVKENIQAARNFFEKYTAVFLKQSDPKMAEVLALKREHSLQVSKISGVVATNLMLEEEDILLAEIIGLLHDVGRFEQFVQYQSFNDEQSENHAQLGVNILREQTFFKNLTEVKKNLITQVILNHNKEGISLKEDKMIVTYSQILRDADKLDIWETCVKNLNRDGSFKLDAISHGLPAAGTVSDNIVKSIKSHKPAKRKDMESVNDYKLAIMSMIFDLNFRVSFQLLNEKQLIKKLYESMSKKDVVIDAYRELRLYIENKFIV, from the coding sequence ATGGAAGAATTATCAGTTGTAAAAGAAAACATACAGGCTGCACGTAATTTCTTTGAAAAATACACAGCCGTATTTTTAAAGCAGTCAGACCCGAAGATGGCTGAAGTTCTTGCTTTAAAAAGAGAACACTCTTTGCAAGTTTCCAAAATTAGCGGCGTTGTAGCTACTAATCTGATGCTTGAAGAGGAAGATATTTTGTTAGCCGAAATAATTGGTTTATTGCATGATGTAGGCCGTTTTGAACAGTTTGTTCAATATCAATCTTTTAATGACGAGCAGTCGGAAAATCATGCTCAACTAGGAGTTAATATTTTGAGAGAACAGACATTCTTCAAGAATTTGACTGAGGTGAAGAAAAATCTGATAACTCAAGTTATTCTCAACCACAACAAGGAAGGCATTTCACTAAAAGAAGATAAAATGATCGTTACTTATAGCCAGATTCTTCGTGATGCCGATAAGCTTGATATTTGGGAAACCTGTGTTAAAAACTTGAATCGCGATGGTTCTTTTAAGCTCGATGCCATTAGCCATGGCTTGCCGGCAGCCGGCACGGTTAGCGACAATATTGTAAAAAGCATTAAAAGTCATAAACCTGCCAAACGCAAGGATATGGAATCGGTTAATGATTACAAATTGGCTATTATGTCGATGATTTTTGATTTGAACTTTCGTGTTAGTTTTCAGTTGTTGAATGAGAAACAATTGATTAAGAAGCTGTACGAATCGATGTCGAAAAAAGATGTGGTGATTGATGCGTACCGGGAGCTTCGACTATACATCGAAAATAAATTTATTGTATAG
- a CDS encoding YqaE/Pmp3 family membrane protein: protein MSFLRILFAIILPPLGVFLTVGIRGAFWLNILLTLLGFIPGIIHAVWVIAKHDQA from the coding sequence ATGAGTTTTTTACGCATTTTATTTGCCATCATTTTACCGCCATTGGGTGTTTTTTTGACAGTTGGAATTAGGGGAGCTTTTTGGTTAAACATCCTATTAACCTTATTAGGTTTTATTCCCGGAATTATACATGCTGTGTGGGTTATTGCTAAGCATGACCAAGCATGA
- a CDS encoding endonuclease/exonuclease/phosphatase family protein: MSSIEIILFPLAMLFVATTLASHLKWTAWWIRVTDFPRLQITVSMLIIFILSLVFYRFHEIWQILISSILLLSIVYQLVRISRYTIFSPKQVVAYHGNDKEQSISLMVSNVLQTNRNSAELHKLVEEQKPDLLLTVEANDWWEKQLSPIEKDYVHTIKKPLDNLYGMILYSKLELKDAQINYLIADDIPSIEAQVRLRSGQLVQIYCLHPKPPFPTESETSTNRDGELLLVGKKIEKERKPTLVFGDFNDVAWSKSTRMFQKVSQLLDPRIGRGFFNTFHAQHFLMRWPLDHIFHSSDFKLIKIKRLKSIGSDHFPMYISLHFEPTSKQLHEEPQADRQEEQEAKEKIRDADPKKYQHLAAP, encoded by the coding sequence ATGAGTAGTATCGAAATCATCTTGTTTCCCTTAGCGATGCTTTTCGTGGCTACTACACTTGCTTCGCATTTAAAATGGACAGCTTGGTGGATCCGTGTAACTGATTTTCCCCGGTTACAAATCACTGTCTCCATGTTAATCATTTTTATATTAAGCTTGGTCTTTTATCGTTTCCATGAGATCTGGCAAATACTTATTAGTAGCATACTGCTGCTAAGCATCGTGTATCAGTTGGTGAGAATTAGTCGTTACACCATCTTTTCGCCAAAGCAGGTTGTGGCTTATCATGGAAATGACAAAGAGCAATCCATTTCGTTAATGGTTAGCAATGTGCTACAAACCAATAGAAATTCGGCAGAATTGCACAAGTTGGTTGAAGAACAGAAACCCGATTTGCTGCTCACAGTCGAAGCCAACGATTGGTGGGAAAAACAATTGAGCCCAATCGAAAAGGACTATGTACACACCATAAAAAAACCATTAGATAATTTGTATGGCATGATTTTGTACTCCAAACTGGAGCTGAAAGATGCACAAATCAACTACCTGATTGCCGACGATATTCCCTCCATTGAAGCACAGGTGAGACTGCGATCCGGCCAACTCGTTCAAATTTATTGCTTACATCCCAAGCCTCCGTTTCCAACAGAAAGTGAAACCAGTACCAACCGCGATGGCGAACTATTACTGGTTGGAAAGAAAATAGAAAAGGAGCGTAAACCTACTTTGGTGTTCGGCGATTTTAACGATGTGGCCTGGTCAAAATCAACCCGCATGTTTCAGAAAGTAAGCCAGCTGCTGGATCCTCGGATTGGGAGGGGATTTTTTAATACCTTTCACGCACAGCATTTTTTGATGCGCTGGCCGCTGGATCATATTTTTCATTCATCCGATTTTAAGTTGATTAAAATTAAGCGTTTGAAGTCCATTGGATCCGATCATTTTCCGATGTATATTAGTCTTCACTTTGAGCCGACTTCTAAGCAGTTGCATGAAGAACCGCAGGCGGATCGGCAAGAAGAACAAGAAGCCAAGGAGAAGATCAGGGACGCAGACCCAAA
- a CDS encoding (2Fe-2S)-binding protein, protein MGNRLVCICNMVSEKEIISALKKGATSTEDIQYATRAGTSCGKCLMTIDQIVQEYEMEEAVNNPQRKLDL, encoded by the coding sequence ATGGGAAACCGATTGGTTTGCATATGCAACATGGTGTCAGAAAAAGAAATTATTTCAGCCTTAAAGAAAGGAGCTACTTCAACCGAAGATATTCAGTATGCAACGCGTGCAGGAACCAGCTGTGGCAAATGTTTGATGACGATTGATCAGATCGTTCAGGAATATGAAATGGAAGAGGCCGTTAACAATCCTCAGCGAAAGCTTGATTTATAG